Proteins found in one Microbacterium sp. LWS13-1.2 genomic segment:
- a CDS encoding S8 family serine peptidase has translation MRFAGLAVGTAVVVSLIGGGAATATFAAGEAAGVYTVSFRSMDGMDAALTGIAAEPDAVYDSVVKGFTGYLTADEVALLRVSPTVRGISSNKVVTGAAQTVPPAVGTVEADLPPTSATSAGAWDGPGLAIIDSGVSVHSDLNVARQINCFGSGDGTDANGHGTGVAGAAAAINNSVGLVGIAPGAPITSVRVLDNKMQGTLATLMCGLEWVMDNHERYDIAVMNMSMQFGQADDGNCGYTNGDVIHQAICALVDDGVVVVAAAGNSTRDLAQYSPGNFDEVITVTNVADYDGKPGSRAAKLCTESSAPVDDTINPKSNWAVSAADRAHTIAAPGTCPYTTKKGNRYGYIASGTSMSAAVMSGVVLACFAEGSCEGRTPREVFQILEAQAQAAATTRGKRFAGDPLSPISGRYSGWLASTVPTGITPTPTPTPTPTPTSTPTPTPSPTPTPTPTPTPTPTPTPTPTPTPDTQAPNATITAPAAGSTVSGTVTVRVVATDNVAVTGVTLWSGATRLGTLAKQSDGSWSGSLSSRSYPNATYPVHARAVDAAGNTGYSPTISLTLLN, from the coding sequence ATGCGGTTCGCAGGGCTGGCGGTGGGGACCGCCGTCGTGGTGTCGCTCATCGGCGGCGGCGCGGCGACGGCAACGTTCGCGGCCGGCGAGGCGGCGGGCGTGTACACCGTCAGCTTCAGATCGATGGACGGGATGGATGCCGCGCTCACGGGCATCGCGGCAGAACCCGACGCGGTCTACGACAGTGTCGTGAAGGGCTTCACGGGATACCTCACAGCCGACGAGGTCGCGCTGCTGCGGGTGTCGCCGACGGTGCGGGGTATCTCGTCCAACAAGGTCGTGACCGGCGCTGCGCAGACGGTGCCGCCGGCGGTCGGCACGGTGGAGGCCGATCTGCCGCCGACGAGCGCCACATCGGCCGGGGCGTGGGACGGGCCCGGGCTCGCCATCATCGACTCGGGTGTGAGCGTGCACTCGGATCTCAACGTCGCACGGCAGATCAACTGCTTCGGCAGCGGCGACGGCACCGACGCGAACGGGCACGGAACCGGCGTCGCCGGCGCTGCGGCGGCGATCAACAACAGCGTGGGGCTGGTCGGCATCGCGCCGGGGGCGCCCATCACGTCGGTGCGCGTGCTCGACAACAAGATGCAGGGGACACTCGCGACCCTCATGTGCGGCCTCGAGTGGGTGATGGACAACCACGAGCGCTACGACATCGCAGTGATGAACATGAGCATGCAGTTCGGGCAGGCCGACGACGGCAACTGCGGCTACACCAACGGGGATGTCATCCATCAGGCGATCTGCGCGCTCGTCGACGACGGCGTGGTCGTGGTCGCGGCGGCGGGCAACTCGACGCGCGACCTGGCGCAGTACTCGCCGGGCAACTTCGACGAGGTGATCACCGTCACGAACGTCGCTGACTACGACGGCAAGCCGGGCTCACGCGCCGCGAAGCTGTGCACCGAGTCGTCGGCTCCGGTCGACGACACGATCAACCCGAAGAGCAACTGGGCGGTGAGCGCGGCCGATCGTGCGCACACGATCGCGGCTCCCGGCACGTGCCCGTACACGACGAAGAAGGGCAACCGGTACGGCTACATCGCGTCGGGCACGAGCATGTCGGCGGCGGTGATGTCGGGCGTCGTGCTGGCGTGCTTCGCCGAGGGCTCGTGCGAGGGTCGCACGCCGCGGGAGGTGTTCCAGATCCTCGAGGCGCAGGCGCAGGCGGCCGCGACCACGCGCGGCAAGCGTTTCGCCGGCGACCCGCTCAGCCCGATCTCGGGGCGGTACTCCGGCTGGCTCGCGTCGACGGTGCCCACGGGCATCACCCCGACCCCGACCCCGACGCCCACGCCGACGCCGACCTCGACGCCGACGCCGACGCCGTCGCCCACGCCGACGCCGACCCCGACTCCGACTCCGACCCCTACGCCGACTCCCACGCCGACTCCGACGCCTGACACGCAGGCGCCCAACGCGACGATCACCGCGCCCGCGGCAGGTTCGACGGTCTCGGGCACTGTCACGGTGCGGGTGGTCGCCACCGACAATGTGGCGGTCACCGGGGTGACCCTGTGGTCGGGTGCGACGAGGCTCGGCACGCTGGCGAAGCAGTCCGACGGCTCGTGGAGCGGCAGCCTGTCGTCGCGCAGCTACCCGAACGCGACCTACCCCGTGCATGCGAGGGCGGTGGATGCCGCCGGCAACACCGGGTACAGCCCGACGATCTCGCTGACCCTGCTCAACTGA
- a CDS encoding wax ester/triacylglycerol synthase domain-containing protein has product MSAHTDLPRRAELISSLDEKYVSNAVTFAAMHAAGTMIVDGAPLRGPDGTLDRAAIRRRVERLSWFAPAMRQRLVPTPLRFTTPAWVPVTSLDLDYHVRFAEGVEPDDPSRVERFTGRLSPTMNPSRPLWDFEFVELDSGRVAIVMRYHHVVGDAMYGLRIGDVIAGTAAMAEPPEPGEVQYLELGIPPRNGIEVLALAFAQWRSRHPGVRQAWRAYWRKSFRMRLRRWGGRMLRPVKNARIARTGLLDDVREGRRSAYEAVDLAAATRRAYKLGGTVNDLVTAATLVAMARQRPDAETLSILVPISRRGAGDGGVRNDISVVKVAVAASAPLERIVPSVRAQVQAAVDSGGSVVEGAEDWVGYATSVTWGRDDRFFGTAAVQTVTGWPAGDPRDEVACLACSYRRELVISVTARSSVDLPALMAVYRELLAPVPVPVAAQAPGGASGGVSGHVDPVAGVAG; this is encoded by the coding sequence ATGAGCGCGCACACCGATCTCCCACGCCGGGCCGAGCTCATCAGCTCGCTCGACGAGAAGTACGTGTCGAATGCGGTCACGTTCGCGGCGATGCACGCCGCGGGCACGATGATCGTCGACGGTGCGCCGCTGCGGGGGCCCGACGGCACGCTCGACCGTGCCGCGATCCGCCGCCGGGTCGAGCGGCTGAGCTGGTTCGCGCCGGCGATGCGGCAGCGGCTCGTGCCGACCCCGCTGCGCTTCACGACGCCGGCGTGGGTGCCGGTGACGAGTCTCGACCTCGACTATCACGTGCGGTTCGCCGAGGGCGTGGAGCCCGACGACCCCTCCCGCGTGGAGCGGTTCACCGGGAGGCTGAGCCCGACCATGAATCCGTCGCGCCCACTGTGGGACTTCGAGTTCGTCGAGCTGGACTCCGGGCGCGTGGCGATCGTCATGCGCTACCACCACGTGGTCGGCGATGCGATGTACGGCCTGCGGATCGGCGACGTGATCGCCGGCACCGCGGCGATGGCCGAGCCGCCCGAGCCGGGGGAGGTGCAGTACCTCGAGCTCGGCATCCCGCCCCGCAACGGTATCGAGGTGCTCGCGCTCGCGTTCGCGCAGTGGCGCTCGCGCCACCCCGGTGTGCGGCAGGCGTGGCGGGCGTACTGGCGCAAGTCGTTCCGGATGCGGCTGCGCCGCTGGGGCGGACGCATGCTGCGCCCGGTCAAGAACGCGCGCATCGCGCGGACGGGGCTGCTCGACGACGTGCGGGAGGGGCGCCGCTCGGCGTACGAGGCGGTCGATCTCGCGGCGGCCACCCGGCGCGCGTACAAGCTCGGCGGCACGGTGAACGACCTGGTGACGGCGGCGACCCTGGTCGCGATGGCGCGCCAGCGGCCCGACGCCGAGACCCTGTCGATCCTCGTGCCGATCTCGCGGCGCGGAGCGGGCGACGGCGGGGTGCGCAACGACATCAGCGTCGTCAAGGTGGCGGTGGCGGCATCCGCCCCGCTCGAGCGGATCGTGCCTAGCGTGCGCGCGCAGGTGCAGGCTGCAGTGGATTCCGGCGGCTCGGTGGTCGAGGGTGCCGAGGACTGGGTGGGCTATGCCACCTCCGTGACGTGGGGCCGCGACGACCGCTTCTTCGGCACCGCCGCCGTTCAGACGGTGACCGGCTGGCCGGCGGGCGATCCGCGCGACGAGGTGGCGTGCCTGGCATGCTCGTACCGTCGCGAGCTCGTGATCAGCGTCACGGCGCGCTCGTCGGTCGACCTGCCCGCGCTGATGGCGGTCTACCGCGAGCTGCTGGCGCCGGTGCCGGTGCCGGTCGCCGCCCAAGCCCCGGGCGGCGCTTCGGGCGGCGTGTCCGGCCACGTGGATCCCGTCGCGGGGGTGGCGGGATGA
- a CDS encoding acyltransferase — MSRLRSALASVFDPRTLVHGLRLAHFHGYSFVRQVPLIRMGPGVSMAPNVSFRNGERISIGAGTHIGEFSLIWAGNQTGRIEIGEKCLFAPHVMVTASNYGVERGPVPIMDQPKIESDVVIGAGAWLGANVVVLAGVTIGEGAVVAAGAVVTKDVPAFAIVGGVPARVIGERPSGQKVGMSSGEAQQ, encoded by the coding sequence ATGAGCCGCCTCCGGAGCGCGCTCGCGTCGGTGTTCGACCCGCGCACGCTCGTGCACGGCCTGCGCCTGGCGCACTTCCACGGCTACTCGTTCGTACGGCAGGTGCCGCTGATCCGGATGGGGCCGGGGGTGTCGATGGCTCCGAACGTGTCGTTCCGCAACGGGGAGCGCATCTCGATCGGCGCCGGCACGCACATCGGCGAGTTCAGCCTGATCTGGGCGGGCAACCAGACCGGACGCATCGAGATCGGCGAGAAGTGCCTGTTCGCCCCGCACGTGATGGTGACGGCGTCGAACTACGGCGTCGAGCGCGGCCCGGTCCCGATCATGGATCAGCCGAAGATCGAGAGCGATGTCGTGATCGGTGCAGGCGCGTGGCTCGGCGCGAATGTGGTGGTGCTGGCGGGCGTGACGATCGGCGAGGGCGCCGTCGTCGCTGCAGGGGCAGTGGTGACGAAGGATGTTCCGGCGTTCGCGATCGTCGGAGGGGTTCCGGCGCGCGTCATCGGCGAGAGGCCATCCGGCCAGAAAGTGGGGATGAGCAGTGGGGAAGCTCAGCAGTAG
- a CDS encoding glycosyltransferase has translation MPRPEDVTLAICTRERPEMLTAALASFTAVTPPGVQILVVDSASTTTATRIVAEAAGVDYVRSDIKGLSIARNLALQTSDRPIVVFTDDDCAAVDGWMAPILEGFDAPVVGAVTGRMLDHTLVGTQPSPPPRRFTRTIEGIDAGHGAIMAFRRERLVALGGFDPVLGAGRRLAGAEDLDMFCRILDDGAHIVYDPSCVVHHVHTRADDAYTALHHGYGLGLGALTAKWVRLRALVGVRLFAVATKRTLSRAVRNRREPRRRDADLALFRGFLGGFFIAVRFALDGRVFVDGDPPAPISLGVATRRGGDD, from the coding sequence ATGCCGCGGCCTGAGGATGTGACCCTCGCGATCTGCACGCGCGAGCGGCCCGAGATGCTCACCGCGGCGCTCGCCTCGTTCACGGCGGTGACACCACCCGGCGTGCAGATCCTTGTGGTCGACTCGGCGTCGACGACGACGGCGACCCGGATCGTGGCAGAGGCGGCGGGCGTCGACTACGTGCGCAGCGACATCAAGGGTCTGTCGATCGCCCGCAACCTGGCGCTCCAGACAAGCGACCGCCCGATCGTGGTGTTCACCGACGACGACTGTGCCGCCGTCGACGGCTGGATGGCGCCGATCCTCGAGGGCTTCGACGCGCCGGTTGTCGGAGCGGTGACGGGACGGATGCTGGACCACACGCTCGTCGGCACCCAGCCGTCGCCGCCGCCGCGGCGCTTCACCCGCACGATCGAGGGCATCGATGCCGGGCACGGCGCGATCATGGCGTTCCGGCGCGAGCGGCTCGTCGCGCTGGGCGGCTTCGACCCCGTGCTCGGCGCGGGGCGCCGGCTCGCCGGCGCGGAAGACCTCGACATGTTCTGCCGCATCCTCGATGACGGCGCGCACATCGTCTACGACCCCTCGTGCGTCGTGCACCACGTGCACACGCGCGCGGACGACGCCTACACCGCGCTGCATCACGGGTACGGGCTGGGGCTCGGGGCGCTCACGGCGAAGTGGGTGCGCCTGCGCGCGCTCGTCGGCGTGCGGCTGTTCGCGGTGGCGACCAAGCGCACGCTCTCACGCGCGGTGCGCAATCGGCGCGAACCGCGGCGACGGGATGCCGACCTCGCACTGTTCCGCGGATTCCTCGGCGGCTTCTTCATCGCCGTGCGCTTCGCGCTCGACGGTCGCGTCTTCGTCGACGGCGACCCGCCGGCGCCGATCTCGCTCGGGGTCGCGACACGCAGAGGGGGCGACGACTGA
- a CDS encoding O-antigen ligase family protein → MSSGSAPPITPADETDALPVQVAPGHAGRPHWGTVAGIAVLFAAIVIAGVIFLPPIAVGAALLGIALIVLLRRILFTWPALLFLLAATVMFIPARRYALPIPLPFALEAYRLMIFIAIAALGLAFLFDRSRRWRPVAFGWPIGIFLATLLVSFIANGTRLVNEGLATTALSGFFQLGVLLSVFFSVRQMLTSERMVMGFLMVLTWMAVIVAFLAVFERVARTNVFLMLANFLPLIVIRDDGGDAMRAGVNRAYGSAQHPIALAVMLCMFLPILIYLAKYAIWPRNVWNRRIAYGIGTVLVFGGIVAAISRTAVVVMGVMFLLTLLLRPKVALLLAAFAVPALLLAMFLVPAQVESMLLSFLDVDTLIASQYSSAGMTGAGRLADLEPAFVEVRQYPFFGQGFGSRIVVGDDANSFILDNQVLSILMEGGALGVIGYAIFMLVPVVMLLVYALRWAAEPRHALLAFALAVSIAGYSAALFFFDAFGFFQSFLVHMMLLAVAAWVVTEGSRTAAAPKPAWTPEAGR, encoded by the coding sequence ATGTCGTCCGGAAGCGCACCGCCCATCACACCCGCCGACGAGACCGACGCTCTACCTGTCCAGGTCGCGCCCGGCCACGCAGGACGCCCCCACTGGGGCACCGTCGCCGGGATCGCGGTCCTGTTCGCCGCGATCGTGATCGCCGGGGTGATCTTCCTTCCGCCCATCGCGGTGGGGGCAGCCCTCCTCGGCATCGCGCTCATCGTGCTGCTGCGCCGCATCCTGTTCACGTGGCCGGCGCTGCTGTTCCTGCTCGCCGCGACCGTCATGTTCATCCCGGCCCGCCGCTACGCGCTGCCGATCCCCCTGCCGTTCGCGCTCGAGGCGTACCGCCTCATGATCTTCATCGCGATCGCCGCGCTCGGGCTCGCGTTCCTGTTCGACCGGTCACGGCGCTGGCGCCCCGTCGCCTTCGGCTGGCCCATCGGCATCTTCCTCGCGACCCTGCTGGTGTCGTTCATTGCGAACGGCACGCGGCTGGTGAACGAGGGGCTGGCCACGACCGCACTGTCGGGCTTCTTCCAGCTCGGCGTCCTGCTGTCGGTGTTCTTCTCGGTGCGCCAGATGCTGACCAGCGAGCGCATGGTGATGGGCTTCCTCATGGTGCTCACGTGGATGGCCGTGATCGTGGCCTTCCTCGCCGTCTTCGAGCGCGTCGCCCGCACGAACGTCTTCCTGATGCTCGCGAACTTCCTGCCGCTGATCGTGATCCGTGACGACGGCGGCGACGCCATGCGGGCCGGGGTGAATCGCGCGTACGGCTCGGCGCAGCATCCGATCGCCCTCGCGGTCATGCTGTGCATGTTCCTGCCGATCCTCATCTACCTGGCCAAGTACGCCATCTGGCCGCGCAACGTGTGGAACCGGCGCATCGCGTACGGGATCGGCACCGTCCTCGTGTTCGGCGGCATCGTCGCCGCCATCTCGCGCACCGCCGTCGTGGTGATGGGCGTGATGTTCCTGCTCACCCTGCTGCTGCGGCCCAAGGTCGCGCTGCTGCTGGCGGCGTTCGCAGTGCCGGCGCTCCTGCTCGCGATGTTCCTCGTGCCGGCCCAGGTCGAATCCATGCTGCTGTCGTTCCTCGACGTCGACACGCTCATCGCATCGCAGTACTCCTCAGCGGGGATGACGGGAGCCGGGCGTCTCGCCGACCTGGAACCGGCCTTCGTCGAAGTGCGCCAGTACCCCTTCTTCGGGCAGGGGTTCGGCAGTCGCATCGTCGTCGGCGACGACGCGAACTCGTTCATCCTCGACAACCAGGTGCTCAGCATCCTGATGGAAGGCGGCGCACTCGGCGTCATCGGTTACGCGATCTTCATGCTGGTGCCGGTCGTCATGCTGCTCGTCTACGCCCTGCGCTGGGCGGCCGAGCCGCGGCACGCGCTGCTCGCCTTCGCCCTCGCCGTCTCGATCGCCGGCTACAGCGCGGCGCTGTTCTTCTTCGACGCGTTCGGTTTCTTCCAGTCGTTCCTCGTGCACATGATGCTGCTCGCCGTCGCCGCGTGGGTCGTCACCGAGGGATCGCGCACGGCCGCGGCACCGAAGCCGGCGTGGACCCCGGAGGCCGGCCGATGA
- a CDS encoding acyltransferase: MAAVEKSRIEWMDVLRGTSIILVVFNHAVLFASSSPLGAPEVAWVLNTVFSPVRMPLMVFLSGLLVSASLARGPRAYITGKVRRVLYPYLVWSVIALALLYGFGIREGIIGGVTAHVVTPWDLLLPLYDPVEHLWFLYDLFLFYMIALVTPRVPPLWIAAGALVAAALVPDFGARRFFLLLVFFMIGVWFSQHVGALERTLARRWVIWGSAALALATVAAAAVGVGLRYTALSAPFAAGGIGIAIVIARRIGSARMLRPLRAVGRDSLVYYIVHWWPASAGVALGALTGNAWIALAVGFAFGLGAGVVMVRLLHVLPALDLLFAWPSRRVGAAASSSGSLSTSDGRSPR; this comes from the coding sequence ATGGCAGCGGTCGAGAAGTCGCGCATCGAATGGATGGACGTCCTGCGAGGGACGTCGATCATCCTCGTGGTGTTCAACCACGCCGTGCTCTTCGCGAGCTCCTCCCCTCTCGGCGCACCCGAAGTGGCATGGGTGCTCAACACCGTCTTCTCCCCCGTGCGCATGCCGCTGATGGTGTTCCTCTCGGGACTGCTCGTCAGCGCCTCACTCGCCCGCGGCCCGCGCGCCTACATCACCGGCAAGGTGCGCCGCGTGCTGTACCCGTACCTCGTGTGGTCAGTCATCGCGCTCGCGCTGCTGTACGGGTTCGGCATCCGTGAAGGGATCATCGGCGGCGTCACCGCGCACGTCGTCACCCCGTGGGATCTGCTGCTGCCGCTGTACGACCCGGTCGAGCACCTGTGGTTCCTGTACGACCTGTTCCTCTTCTATATGATCGCGCTCGTCACACCGCGCGTGCCGCCGCTGTGGATCGCCGCCGGCGCGCTCGTCGCCGCCGCGCTCGTGCCCGACTTCGGCGCCCGGCGCTTCTTCCTGCTGCTGGTGTTCTTCATGATCGGCGTGTGGTTCTCGCAGCACGTCGGCGCCCTCGAGCGCACCCTCGCGCGCCGCTGGGTCATCTGGGGCAGCGCGGCACTCGCCCTCGCCACCGTCGCCGCCGCGGCCGTGGGCGTCGGTCTGCGGTACACCGCCCTGTCGGCGCCGTTCGCCGCCGGCGGCATCGGCATCGCGATCGTGATCGCGCGCCGCATCGGATCGGCACGGATGCTGCGACCGCTGCGCGCCGTCGGACGCGACTCGCTGGTGTACTACATCGTCCACTGGTGGCCGGCGAGCGCCGGCGTCGCCCTCGGCGCCCTCACCGGGAACGCCTGGATCGCCCTCGCCGTGGGCTTCGCGTTCGGACTCGGCGCGGGCGTCGTCATGGTGCGACTGCTGCACGTGCTGCCCGCTCTCGACCTGCTGTTCGCGTGGCCCTCTCGCCGCGTGGGTGCCGCCGCCTCGTCCTCCGGTTCGCTGTCCACCTCCGACGGAAGGTCTCCACGATGA
- a CDS encoding lipopolysaccharide biosynthesis protein, with amino-acid sequence MTDLAHRASRGIVVTMGGMWGKTLIQMAAIMLLGRLLSPEDFGLVAMVTAISGIIDLVRDFGLTGAIIQAREISERAWRSLFWLALSLGVVLGGILAACAPLIANLYDEPQLVLITLVIAPSLIVNGLTMPLQARATRELKFALLARIDVVSMVGGVAAAITAGLFGWGYWALIVMVGTGLVVRLVMLWLAIRPQPGWPRIHRDVVPLVTRGGSIFGAELLNYVERNADTVIIGQQLGPAVLGQYSRAYALFLMPLQQLNGPIGRVALPVLSKLQDDGDRYRRYIRGALLVIGYLTLPTYAILATVSEPLFAILLGPGWEQAAVLFSILAIAGIAQGIGKVRGWLFITMGRSHQQLLYDLVARPLVVVGFFVGIWWGGIYGLALTYGILSALLLIPGFAFAIRGTFVRGSDIFYPVLRPLLFALLAFGSAFAATRAVDLIAILEILVGGVAGALVLGPLLLIPAYRRDVAQIMGFVKQMRKPKDRAAAPEAAAEAYEDVLLEDAATPEDVLDAEIAKKQLEQNR; translated from the coding sequence ATGACCGACCTGGCTCACCGCGCGTCGCGCGGCATCGTCGTGACCATGGGCGGGATGTGGGGCAAGACCCTCATCCAGATGGCCGCGATCATGCTGCTCGGGCGCCTGCTGAGCCCTGAGGACTTCGGTCTGGTCGCGATGGTCACGGCGATCTCGGGAATCATCGACCTCGTCCGCGACTTCGGCCTCACCGGTGCGATCATCCAGGCGCGCGAGATCTCGGAGCGCGCCTGGCGGAGCCTCTTCTGGCTCGCGCTGAGCCTCGGCGTGGTGCTGGGCGGCATCCTCGCGGCGTGCGCCCCTCTCATCGCGAACCTCTACGACGAGCCCCAGCTCGTGCTCATCACGCTCGTGATCGCGCCGAGCCTCATCGTCAACGGGCTCACCATGCCGCTGCAGGCGCGTGCGACCCGCGAGCTGAAGTTCGCGCTGCTGGCCCGCATCGACGTGGTCTCGATGGTGGGCGGCGTCGCGGCGGCGATCACCGCGGGTCTGTTCGGGTGGGGGTACTGGGCGCTCATCGTCATGGTCGGCACCGGACTCGTCGTGCGGCTCGTGATGCTGTGGCTCGCGATCCGGCCCCAGCCCGGCTGGCCGCGCATCCACCGCGACGTGGTGCCCCTCGTCACGCGCGGCGGGAGCATCTTCGGCGCCGAGTTGCTCAACTACGTCGAGCGCAACGCCGACACCGTGATCATCGGCCAACAGCTCGGCCCCGCCGTGCTCGGCCAGTACTCGCGCGCGTACGCGTTGTTCCTCATGCCGCTGCAGCAGCTGAACGGGCCTATCGGCCGCGTCGCCCTGCCCGTGCTCAGCAAGCTGCAGGACGACGGCGACCGCTACCGCCGCTACATCCGCGGCGCCCTCCTCGTCATCGGCTATCTCACGCTGCCCACCTACGCGATCCTCGCGACTGTGTCGGAGCCGTTGTTCGCCATCCTCCTCGGCCCCGGCTGGGAGCAGGCCGCCGTGCTCTTCAGCATCCTCGCCATCGCAGGCATCGCGCAGGGCATCGGCAAGGTGCGCGGCTGGCTGTTCATCACCATGGGCCGCTCGCACCAGCAGCTTCTCTACGACCTCGTCGCGCGGCCGCTCGTGGTCGTCGGGTTCTTCGTCGGCATCTGGTGGGGCGGCATCTACGGGCTCGCCCTGACCTACGGCATCCTGTCGGCCCTCCTCCTGATCCCCGGCTTCGCTTTCGCGATCCGCGGCACCTTCGTGCGCGGCAGCGACATCTTCTACCCCGTACTGCGCCCGCTGCTGTTCGCGCTGCTCGCCTTCGGCTCGGCGTTCGCCGCGACCCGCGCCGTCGACCTCATCGCAATCCTCGAGATTCTGGTGGGTGGGGTTGCGGGGGCTCTCGTGCTCGGGCCGCTGCTGCTGATCCCCGCCTACCGGCGCGACGTGGCGCAGATCATGGGGTTCGTGAAGCAGATGCGCAAGCCGAAGGACCGCGCCGCCGCGCCGGAGGCTGCGGCCGAGGCGTACGAGGATGTGCTGCTGGAAGACGCCGCCACCCCGGAGGACGTGCTCGACGCCGAGATCGCGAAGAAGCAGCTCGAGCAGAACCGCTGA
- a CDS encoding glycosyltransferase family 4 protein yields the protein MAPVGGGPRPGGGGVLAVLYSFPFALGSPGIGFTAWNQANELVRAGVDVHIVAGSVEKPIEGAASVRTTLTVRGRRVPHRAIGRDRAMRIHDVVTAGLVGRLLDGGADDVVHAWPLASARTLRAARRRGIPGVREVPNTHTAHAYEVVAREYASLGLEPRRGESHTVNARRLATEESEYAAAAGMLVPSEAVAVSFLDRGFDDSRLLRHRYGCTVAAPPARDSGGPFTGVFLGRGSPRKGLHTALQAWTASTAAATGRFLVYGLLDEDYAALLAPLLAHPSVEVRGVTSEPMRVLASADVLLLPTVEEGSALVTYEAQVAGCVPLVSTAAGAVIDEGVTGFTHDVGDVGTLTAQLDLLIARPDALAMMSRAAMARADELSWAAAIQATLAAYREAARLVRGSSHAAA from the coding sequence ATGGCTCCCGTTGGTGGCGGGCCTCGTCCTGGGGGAGGTGGCGTTCTGGCAGTCCTGTACAGCTTCCCGTTTGCGCTCGGCTCGCCGGGCATCGGCTTCACCGCATGGAACCAGGCGAACGAACTGGTGCGCGCCGGAGTCGACGTCCACATCGTCGCCGGGTCGGTCGAGAAGCCGATCGAAGGTGCGGCATCCGTGCGCACGACCCTCACCGTGCGCGGTCGGCGCGTGCCCCACCGCGCGATCGGTCGCGACCGCGCGATGCGCATCCACGACGTCGTCACGGCGGGTCTCGTCGGCCGGCTGCTCGACGGGGGCGCGGATGATGTCGTGCACGCATGGCCGCTCGCGTCGGCCCGCACGCTGCGGGCGGCGCGGCGGCGCGGCATCCCGGGTGTGCGTGAAGTTCCCAACACCCACACGGCGCACGCGTACGAGGTCGTGGCGCGCGAGTACGCGTCGCTCGGTCTCGAGCCGCGTCGCGGCGAGAGCCACACCGTCAACGCGCGACGACTGGCCACCGAGGAGAGCGAGTACGCTGCCGCGGCCGGGATGCTGGTGCCGAGCGAGGCCGTCGCCGTCTCGTTCCTGGACCGCGGGTTCGACGACAGCCGGCTGCTGCGCCACCGCTACGGTTGCACGGTGGCCGCACCGCCTGCCCGCGACAGCGGCGGGCCGTTCACCGGGGTGTTCCTCGGCAGGGGCTCCCCGCGCAAGGGACTGCACACCGCGCTGCAGGCGTGGACGGCGTCGACGGCGGCCGCCACCGGGCGGTTCCTCGTCTACGGACTCCTCGACGAGGACTACGCGGCGCTCCTGGCACCGCTGCTCGCTCACCCGAGCGTCGAGGTGCGCGGCGTCACCTCGGAGCCGATGCGCGTGCTGGCATCGGCGGATGTGCTGCTGCTCCCGACGGTGGAGGAGGGCAGCGCCCTCGTGACCTACGAGGCGCAGGTGGCAGGGTGCGTGCCGCTCGTCTCCACCGCAGCAGGCGCGGTGATCGACGAGGGCGTGACCGGCTTCACTCACGACGTGGGCGACGTCGGCACGCTGACGGCGCAGCTCGACCTCTTGATCGCCCGCCCCGACGCGCTCGCCATGATGTCGCGCGCCGCGATGGCGCGTGCGGACGAGCTGAGCTGGGCGGCGGCGATCCAGGCGACCCTCGCGGCCTATCGCGAGGCGGCGCGTCTGGTGAGGGGGTCGTCGCATGCCGCGGCCTGA
- a CDS encoding GIY-YIG nuclease family protein: protein MAYVYILRCADGTFYVGSTVDLTRRLETHNAGMGSAYTRRRLPVELAWSGEYERIADAFAWEKRIQGWSHEKREAFMAGGIDAVIGWSKRGSPPPPPPSGR from the coding sequence ATGGCTTACGTCTACATTCTGCGGTGCGCCGACGGCACGTTCTACGTCGGCAGCACCGTCGACCTCACCCGGCGCCTCGAGACGCACAACGCCGGCATGGGGTCGGCGTACACGCGACGGCGGCTGCCGGTGGAGCTCGCGTGGTCGGGGGAGTACGAGCGCATCGCCGACGCCTTCGCCTGGGAGAAGCGGATTCAAGGGTGGAGCCACGAGAAGCGCGAGGCGTTCATGGCCGGAGGCATCGACGCTGTGATCGGCTGGAGCAAGCGCGGCTCCCCTCCGCCCCCGCCGCCTTCCGGTCGTTGA